TATGAATTGCTATGGGGGCGTTGTCTTCAGCCAACGGGTGTTGCTAGCTTTAGTGGAGAAGGGAATGAGTCGCGAGGAGGCTTATGCAGTTGTCCAATCTTGCGCTCATCAAGCTTGGAACAAACCGGAAGGCAATTTTCACGACTTAGTTACCAAAGATACCCAGATTACCCAGAAGCTGTCTCCTGAAGAAATTGAGACTTGCTTTGACCCCAAACAACATCTGAAGCATCTAGAGCAGGTTTACCAACGGTTGGGTATTTAAAAAGGGGTTAGGGGTTAGGGAAAAGGCTGTAGCTGCTGCCCCTTGGGGTAGGTTGAAACTTCTTATGCTGCATAGTTATTTTTGTCCCAAGTCATGATTGAAATCCTAGCCGCGCTTTCTGCTTCAGCTGCGGCAGGAATTAAAATTGCTCTGCCCCTATTAATTATTGGTGTATTGCAGGGCGACAATCTTTGGTATGGCGTTCCCATCTTATGCCGTATTTACCCACCAGTCGTGCTGGGTATTCTAACTAGCTGGTCGTTAATAGAGCTTTTCGCTTCCAAAAAGCTACTGGGTCAACGCTTGCTGCAAATAGTTCAGTTGGTATTTAGCCCAATCGCAGGAGCAATCATGGCAATCGCTGCCTCTGAAGTCACACAAGCTAAGGAGTTAACTGGGTTAATCGGAGCTTTGTTTGCTTTCTTACTACAACTCGTCCAAGCTGGCTGGTTTTATCGTTGGCGTGCCTTACCACTGGGGCTGCCTTTTATCCAAGATGGTTTATGCATTTTGCTTGTGTTTTTGGCTGTTAAAGCTCCACAGGCAGGAGGAATAATTGCCTTAATCATACTATGTTTGGCAGTTTTTAGTGCCAAGGATTTGCATCGTTGGTATCTCCTGCAGCAGGGGTTAGAAGTCACTCTTCGGGGGTCAGATTCTAAGCGCACACGCAGATAGTATTTCTGAAAACTTTTCCCTGTTTTTATCTCTAGAAATCTACTTTTCCCATAATTGCTTCACTCACAAAATTCCCACAAAGTGCAGGAGTCCACGTCCGGTGATTAGTTCAATCACTAAAGCAATAAAGCCAAGCATGGCAATCCGACCGTTCCAGATTTCAGCGGTTGTGGTCATGCCCCATTGCCAACGCTCTTGTGGATAC
This window of the Chroococcidiopsis sp. CCMEE 29 genome carries:
- a CDS encoding DUF4126 domain-containing protein, with product MIEILAALSASAAAGIKIALPLLIIGVLQGDNLWYGVPILCRIYPPVVLGILTSWSLIELFASKKLLGQRLLQIVQLVFSPIAGAIMAIAASEVTQAKELTGLIGALFAFLLQLVQAGWFYRWRALPLGLPFIQDGLCILLVFLAVKAPQAGGIIALIILCLAVFSAKDLHRWYLLQQGLEVTLRGSDSKRTRR